In Bacillus toyonensis BCT-7112, a single window of DNA contains:
- a CDS encoding alpha/beta-type small acid-soluble spore protein gives MVKTNKLLVPGAEQALEQFKYEIAQEFGVSLGSDTASRSNGSVGGEVTKRLVALAQQQLRG, from the coding sequence ATGGTAAAAACAAACAAATTACTAGTTCCAGGTGCAGAACAAGCACTTGAACAATTTAAATATGAAATTGCACAAGAATTCGGTGTTAGCTTAGGCTCAGATACAGCATCTCGTTCTAACGGTTCCGTTGGCGGTGAAGTAACAAAACGTCTTGTTGCTTTAGCTCAACAACAATTACGCGGATAA
- a CDS encoding MaoC family dehydratase, translating to MNPFQEAQTVPELRYDEIQVGDQASLTKTITDEDVINFAKLTGDVNPIHILDSFAKTTMFKERIAHGMLVSSFISTVLGTKLPGKNTIYLSQNVSFRAPVKIGDTLRVVAEVIKKRDDKKIITLQTNIYNQSDDIVVEGTATILKKE from the coding sequence ATGAATCCATTTCAAGAAGCACAAACTGTTCCGGAGCTTCGTTATGATGAGATTCAAGTCGGTGATCAAGCATCTCTAACAAAAACAATTACGGATGAGGACGTTATCAATTTTGCAAAATTGACTGGAGATGTAAATCCTATTCATATTTTAGACTCTTTTGCAAAAACGACAATGTTTAAAGAACGTATTGCTCACGGTATGCTCGTTTCAAGTTTTATTTCTACTGTTCTTGGAACGAAACTCCCAGGAAAAAATACGATTTATTTATCCCAAAACGTTTCATTCCGTGCTCCTGTCAAAATCGGCGATACACTTCGTGTAGTGGCAGAAGTCATTAAAAAACGGGATGATAAGAAAATCATTACATTACAAACAAACATCTACAATCAATCCGATGATATTGTCGTGGAAGGTACAGCGACAATACTGAAAAAAGAGTAG
- the phaP gene encoding polyhydroxyalkanoic acid inclusion protein PhaP: protein METKPYELVDAFWKNWSQSLSLFSSAGKQLEQLTLETLKQQQDALHKLTSGVNELEKELQQFTAQFNNQYTDYVKQLTGNSLNDQINEWQGKWNELSTQMHQLTVSPTKTSLSILTQTSGQFEETTKHFIEQQQSQREEVQKQLEVFLGEFKSKQLELAKQFEENSKNLFTSIK, encoded by the coding sequence ATGGAAACTAAACCATACGAATTAGTCGATGCATTTTGGAAAAACTGGTCTCAATCTCTTTCCCTCTTCTCTTCAGCTGGGAAACAATTAGAGCAACTTACTTTAGAAACGTTAAAACAACAACAAGACGCTTTGCATAAATTAACATCAGGAGTAAATGAACTAGAAAAAGAACTACAACAATTCACAGCTCAGTTCAATAACCAATATACAGATTACGTGAAGCAATTAACTGGAAACTCCTTAAATGATCAAATTAACGAGTGGCAAGGGAAATGGAATGAGCTTTCTACTCAAATGCATCAACTTACTGTTTCTCCTACAAAAACATCTTTGTCTATTCTTACTCAAACTAGCGGTCAATTTGAAGAAACAACAAAACACTTTATTGAACAACAACAATCGCAACGCGAAGAGGTTCAAAAACAGTTAGAAGTTTTTTTGGGAGAGTTCAAGTCCAAACAACTAGAACTCGCAAAGCAGTTCGAGGAAAACTCAAAAAATCTATTTACTTCCATCAAGTAA
- the phaQ gene encoding poly-beta-hydroxybutyrate-responsive repressor produces MLHNEPEHPESLEKNQAKQPNSMPKNFLVPFLLLCLKDWSLHGYKLIQMLMDIGFSSVDQGNVYRTLRKLEKENLISSTWDTSDGGPAKRIYSLTEYGEQYLSTCATSFEHYQNMLRTFFTLYTNAFFPFSTSPEKDEKDSSSSPGGTAE; encoded by the coding sequence ATGCTACATAATGAACCAGAACACCCAGAAAGTTTGGAAAAAAACCAAGCGAAACAACCAAACTCCATGCCAAAAAACTTCTTAGTTCCTTTCTTACTTCTCTGTCTAAAAGACTGGAGTCTTCATGGTTACAAACTCATTCAAATGCTAATGGACATCGGCTTTTCTTCTGTTGACCAAGGTAATGTTTATAGAACACTACGCAAGTTAGAAAAAGAAAACCTTATTTCTTCTACTTGGGATACAAGCGATGGAGGGCCAGCAAAAAGAATTTATTCTTTAACTGAATATGGAGAGCAATATTTATCAACATGTGCGACTTCTTTTGAACATTATCAAAATATGTTGCGGACGTTTTTCACGTTATACACCAATGCATTCTTTCCATTTTCTACTTCTCCAGAAAAGGATGAAAAGGATTCTTCATCTTCACCTGGTGGTACAGCAGAGTAA
- the phaR gene encoding polyhydroxyalkanoic acid synthase subunit PhaR, which yields MIDQKFDPLQAWKNAYEQTETFWGKALNETIKTEEYSAWMGSVLDLNLFYQKALNDTTKSYLEQVNVPTKEDIARVATLVINLENKVDNIEEVLEEKVDSLGQAPTLKRDVTKVKQDIRTLETKVDQILELLEKQNAVLAKLQVPVKEEVKPANKPENKK from the coding sequence GTGATTGATCAAAAATTCGATCCATTGCAAGCATGGAAAAATGCTTATGAACAAACCGAAACATTTTGGGGAAAAGCGCTCAATGAAACAATTAAAACAGAAGAATATTCTGCTTGGATGGGCAGCGTTCTAGACTTGAATTTGTTTTATCAAAAAGCATTAAATGATACGACAAAAAGTTATTTAGAACAAGTGAACGTGCCAACGAAAGAGGATATCGCTAGAGTAGCTACGCTTGTTATTAACTTAGAAAATAAAGTTGATAATATTGAGGAAGTTCTAGAAGAGAAAGTGGATTCGTTAGGACAAGCTCCTACATTAAAGCGTGATGTTACGAAAGTAAAACAAGATATTCGCACGTTAGAAACGAAAGTTGATCAAATTTTAGAATTGCTAGAAAAGCAAAATGCAGTACTAGCTAAACTACAAGTACCTGTAAAAGAAGAAGTAAAGCCGGCGAATAAGCCAGAAAATAAAAAATGA
- a CDS encoding acetoacetyl-CoA reductase, with product MVQLNGKVAIVTGGAKGIGKAITVALAQEGAKVVINYNSSKEAAENLVNELGKEGHDVYAVQADVSKVEDANRLVEEAVNHFGKVDILVNNAGITRDRTFKKLNREDWERVIDVNLSSVFNTTSAVLPYISEAEEGRIISISSIIGQAGGFGQTNYSAAKAGMLGFTKSLALELAKTNVTVNAICPGFIDTEMVAEVPEEVRQKIVAKIPKKRFGQADEIAKGVVYLCRDGAYITGQQLNINGGLYM from the coding sequence ATGGTTCAATTAAATGGCAAAGTAGCAATCGTAACAGGTGGGGCAAAAGGAATTGGAAAAGCAATTACAGTAGCATTAGCACAAGAGGGAGCAAAAGTAGTTATTAACTATAACAGCAGTAAAGAAGCAGCTGAAAACTTAGTAAATGAACTAGGAAAAGAAGGGCATGACGTTTATGCAGTTCAAGCGGATGTTTCTAAAGTAGAAGATGCAAACCGACTTGTAGAAGAAGCTGTGAATCATTTTGGTAAAGTTGATATTCTTGTTAATAATGCTGGTATTACAAGAGATCGTACATTCAAAAAATTAAATCGTGAAGATTGGGAGCGCGTAATTGACGTGAACTTAAGTAGTGTATTTAATACGACAAGTGCGGTACTTCCATACATATCGGAAGCAGAAGAAGGAAGAATCATTAGTATTTCTTCTATTATTGGTCAAGCTGGTGGATTTGGACAAACAAACTACTCAGCAGCAAAAGCAGGTATGCTAGGATTTACAAAATCATTAGCGTTAGAACTTGCAAAAACAAATGTAACTGTAAACGCAATTTGCCCAGGATTTATCGATACTGAAATGGTAGCAGAGGTACCAGAAGAAGTGCGTCAAAAAATCGTTGCGAAAATCCCGAAAAAACGTTTTGGACAAGCTGATGAAATTGCAAAAGGTGTAGTATACCTATGCCGTGACGGTGCGTATATCACTGGTCAGCAATTAAACATTAACGGTGGATTATACATGTAA